The proteins below are encoded in one region of Mycobacterium pseudokansasii:
- a CDS encoding DUF1365 domain-containing protein, whose protein sequence is MLTPAIYRTTITHARRAPVHHSFEYRSYSWYVDVDELPQLPWWLRTFARFRADDHFAAASSGTPHGSLRDRLEAFFDERGVAVPDGRITALLQARVLGHVFNPLSVYWCHDRDGRVRHVVAEVHNTYGERHAYLLPPADLPVVTAKKFYVSPFNDVEGHYVVRAPRPGGEVDVTVALHGENHPAFPVFVANLRGTRRPATTKEVALMQCISPLAPLVVAARIRIQGITLWLRRVPVVPR, encoded by the coding sequence ATGCTGACTCCGGCGATCTACCGCACCACCATCACCCACGCGCGACGCGCCCCGGTGCACCACTCGTTCGAATACCGAAGCTACAGCTGGTATGTCGACGTCGACGAGCTGCCGCAGCTGCCCTGGTGGCTACGAACGTTCGCCCGATTTCGCGCCGACGACCACTTCGCCGCCGCGTCGTCGGGCACGCCGCACGGTTCGCTGCGCGACCGGCTGGAAGCGTTCTTCGATGAGCGCGGCGTCGCTGTTCCCGACGGCCGGATCACCGCACTGCTGCAGGCCCGCGTGCTCGGGCATGTCTTCAACCCGTTGAGCGTCTATTGGTGTCACGACCGTGACGGCCGGGTGCGCCATGTGGTGGCCGAAGTGCACAACACCTATGGAGAACGGCACGCGTATCTGCTGCCGCCGGCCGACCTGCCCGTGGTGACGGCCAAGAAGTTCTACGTCTCGCCGTTCAATGACGTCGAGGGGCATTACGTGGTGCGAGCGCCGCGGCCCGGCGGCGAGGTCGACGTCACGGTGGCGCTACACGGCGAAAACCACCCGGCGTTCCCGGTATTCGTCGCGAACCTCCGCGGGACACGACGACCCGCGACAACCAAGGAAGTCGCACTCATGCAATGCATTTCACCGTTGGCCCCGTTGGTGGTGGCCGCCCGCATCCGGATACAGGGGATCACACTGTGGTTACGTCGAGTGCCAGTGGTACCGCGATGA
- a CDS encoding NAD(P)/FAD-dependent oxidoreductase, producing the protein MQQRHPSERSIAVIGSGVAGLTAAYVLSGRDRVTLYEADTRLGGHAHTHYVDRGDGAHDGSVIAVDSAFLVHNDRTYPTLCRLFDELGVATQESDMSMSVRADGIGLEYAGALGVRGLFACRQALRPRYLLMLAEILRFHRAASRLLREEAGDRLETLEAFLKRHRFSSFFADYFITPLVAAVWSCASEDALRYPARYLFVFLDHHGMLSVFGSPTWRTVTGGSATYVQAIASRLAEVSTGTPVHSLRRVAGGVVVQAGHDTPRLFDAAVVAVHPDQALLLLDPPTAWERHVLGAIPYSTNRAQLHTDESVLPRHTGARASWNYLVTPGTDHVVVSYDVSRLMRIDDNRRFLVTLGGHDRVDPGSVLAEMTYSHPLYTPESVAAQRLLPTLDDDRVVFAGAYHGWGFHEDGAASGLRAARRLGADWPAATRREVVVPC; encoded by the coding sequence GTGCAGCAACGACACCCCTCAGAACGCTCGATAGCGGTCATCGGCAGCGGCGTGGCCGGCCTGACCGCCGCCTACGTGCTGTCCGGCCGTGACCGAGTCACCTTGTACGAGGCCGACACCCGGCTCGGCGGACACGCCCACACCCATTACGTCGATCGCGGCGACGGGGCGCACGACGGCAGCGTCATCGCGGTCGACTCGGCATTCCTGGTCCACAACGACCGCACCTACCCGACGCTGTGCCGACTGTTCGACGAACTGGGTGTCGCCACCCAGGAGTCGGACATGTCGATGTCGGTGCGCGCCGACGGCATCGGCCTCGAATATGCCGGGGCTCTGGGAGTCCGGGGACTGTTCGCCTGCCGGCAGGCACTGCGGCCCCGCTACCTGCTGATGCTCGCCGAGATCTTGCGCTTCCACCGTGCGGCCTCGCGGCTGCTGCGCGAGGAAGCCGGCGACCGACTCGAAACATTGGAGGCGTTCCTCAAGCGGCACCGCTTCTCGTCGTTTTTCGCCGACTACTTCATCACTCCCCTGGTGGCCGCGGTGTGGTCGTGTGCGAGCGAGGACGCGTTGCGCTACCCGGCCCGGTATCTGTTCGTCTTCCTGGACCATCACGGGATGTTGTCGGTGTTCGGCTCGCCCACCTGGCGCACCGTCACCGGGGGCTCGGCCACCTACGTGCAGGCGATCGCCTCCCGGCTGGCCGAGGTGTCCACGGGCACCCCGGTGCATTCGCTGCGCCGGGTCGCCGGTGGCGTGGTGGTGCAAGCCGGTCACGACACGCCGCGATTGTTCGACGCCGCCGTCGTCGCCGTGCATCCCGACCAGGCCCTGCTGCTCCTCGACCCGCCGACCGCCTGGGAACGGCACGTGCTGGGAGCGATCCCCTACTCGACCAACCGGGCCCAGCTGCACACCGACGAGTCGGTGCTGCCCCGCCACACCGGCGCCCGCGCGTCGTGGAACTACCTGGTGACACCGGGCACCGACCACGTGGTGGTCAGCTACGACGTCAGCAGGCTGATGCGCATCGACGACAACCGAAGGTTCCTGGTCACCCTCGGCGGCCATGACCGGGTGGACCCCGGGTCGGTGCTTGCCGAGATGACCTACAGCCATCCGCTGTACACACCGGAATCGGTTGCAGCCCAACGCTTATTGCCCACCCTCGATGACGATCGGGTGGTGTTCGCCGGGGCCTACCACGGCTGGGGGTTCCACGAGGACGGCGCCGCCTCCGGGCTGCGCGCGGCCCGGAGGCTGGGGGCGGACTGGCCGGCCGCAACCCGAAGGGAAGTGGTGGTGCCATGCTGA
- a CDS encoding RND family transporter: protein MTIKYANDPDTGSHAEKPLIARIIHAFAVPIILGWLMICVALSVFVPSLEEVGQERSVSLSPKEAPSYQAMKHIGQAFNEGNTDSVAMIVLEGKQPLDDAAHKYYDVLVRKLRADTKHVQSVQDFWGDPLTAAGAQSNDGKATYVQLNLAGNQGEPLANESVEAVRKIVADTPAPPGVTTYVTGAAALVADMHHSGDKSMVKITVTTVVVIFVMLLLVYRSPITVIMLLLTVGVELTAARGVVALLGHSGAIGLSTFAVSLLTSLAIAAGTDYGIFIFGRYQEARQAGEDRETAFYTMYRGTAHVILGSGLTIAGATFCLKFARMPYFETLGIPCAVGMLVAVFAALTLGPAVLTVGSRFGLFDPKRLLKVRGWRRVGTVVVRWPLPVLAATCAVALVGLLALPGYRTNYNDRSYLPTFIPANEGFAAAERHFSQARMKPDVLMIESDHDMRNPADFLVLDRLAKGIFRVPGISRVQAITRPDGTAMDHTSIPFLISMQNAGQVQTLKYQRDRIDDMLKQADEMAKTIAIMKQMYSLMSQLAENTHHIVRDTEEMQQITNELRDHIADFDDFWRPIRSYFYWEKHCYDIPICWSFRSIFDALDGLDQVDEKLSALVADTKNIDRLMPQMLATFPPMIDSMESMRIMMLTMHSTMAGFYDQMNEMSDNANAMGKAFDAAKNDDSFYLPPEVFKNKDFQRAMKSFLSPDGHSARFIILHRGDPQSPEGIASINAIRTAAEESLKGTPLEDAKIYLAGTAAVFYDIADGAKWDLLIAGISSLCLIFIIMLILTRAFVAAAVIVGTVALSLGASFGLSVLLWQHILSIELHYMVLAMSVIVLLAVGSDYNLLLVSRFKEEIGAGLNTGIIRAMGGTGKVVTNAGLVFAFTMASMAVSDLRVIGQVGTTIGLGLLFDTLIVRSFMTPSIAALLGRWFWWPMKVRSRPARIRSAPSGSGEEPQTDRLMAMSGEH from the coding sequence GTGACCATCAAGTACGCGAACGACCCCGACACCGGCAGCCACGCCGAAAAGCCGTTGATAGCGCGGATCATCCACGCGTTCGCGGTGCCGATCATTCTCGGCTGGCTGATGATCTGCGTTGCGCTCAGCGTTTTCGTGCCGTCGCTGGAAGAAGTCGGGCAGGAGCGCTCGGTGTCGCTGAGCCCCAAGGAAGCGCCGTCGTACCAGGCCATGAAGCACATCGGGCAGGCGTTCAACGAAGGCAACACCGACAGCGTCGCCATGATCGTCTTGGAGGGCAAACAGCCACTCGACGACGCGGCCCACAAGTATTACGACGTTCTCGTCCGCAAACTGCGAGCCGATACCAAGCATGTCCAAAGCGTCCAAGACTTCTGGGGCGATCCGCTCACGGCGGCCGGGGCACAAAGCAACGACGGCAAAGCCACCTACGTCCAGCTGAATCTCGCCGGCAACCAAGGCGAGCCGTTGGCCAACGAGTCCGTCGAAGCGGTGCGCAAGATCGTCGCGGACACGCCGGCGCCGCCCGGGGTCACGACGTACGTCACCGGCGCCGCGGCGCTCGTCGCGGACATGCACCACAGCGGCGACAAGTCGATGGTCAAGATCACGGTGACGACGGTCGTGGTGATCTTCGTGATGTTGCTGCTGGTCTACCGCTCGCCGATCACCGTCATCATGCTGTTGCTGACGGTCGGGGTGGAATTGACCGCGGCCCGGGGAGTGGTCGCACTGCTCGGCCACAGCGGGGCCATCGGACTGTCCACCTTTGCCGTCAGCCTGCTGACCTCACTGGCCATTGCCGCCGGCACCGACTACGGGATCTTCATCTTCGGGCGCTACCAGGAGGCCCGTCAGGCCGGGGAAGACCGGGAAACGGCCTTCTACACGATGTACCGCGGTACCGCCCACGTCATCCTGGGCTCGGGCCTGACGATCGCCGGCGCGACCTTCTGCCTCAAGTTCGCCCGGATGCCCTACTTCGAAACCCTCGGCATCCCCTGTGCGGTGGGGATGCTGGTGGCGGTGTTCGCGGCGCTGACGCTGGGGCCCGCCGTGCTGACCGTCGGCAGCCGATTCGGGCTGTTCGACCCCAAGCGGCTACTCAAGGTTCGTGGCTGGCGCCGGGTCGGCACCGTGGTGGTGCGCTGGCCGCTGCCGGTACTGGCCGCCACGTGCGCGGTCGCCCTGGTCGGTCTGCTCGCGCTGCCCGGATACCGCACCAACTACAACGACCGTTCCTACCTGCCCACCTTCATCCCCGCCAACGAAGGATTCGCCGCCGCGGAACGCCATTTCTCGCAGGCCCGGATGAAGCCCGACGTGTTGATGATCGAGTCGGATCACGACATGCGCAATCCCGCGGACTTTCTGGTGCTGGACAGGCTGGCCAAAGGCATCTTCCGGGTTCCGGGCATTTCCCGGGTGCAGGCGATCACCAGGCCCGACGGAACGGCGATGGACCACACGTCGATCCCGTTTCTGATCAGCATGCAAAACGCCGGCCAGGTGCAGACCCTGAAGTATCAGCGGGACCGGATCGACGACATGCTCAAACAGGCCGACGAGATGGCCAAGACGATCGCGATCATGAAGCAGATGTACAGCCTGATGTCGCAGCTCGCCGAGAATACTCACCACATCGTCCGCGACACCGAAGAGATGCAGCAGATCACCAACGAACTGCGCGACCATATCGCGGACTTCGACGACTTCTGGCGCCCGATCCGTAGCTACTTCTATTGGGAGAAGCACTGTTACGACATTCCCATCTGCTGGTCCTTCAGGTCGATATTCGACGCGCTGGACGGACTCGACCAGGTCGACGAGAAACTCAGCGCTCTGGTGGCCGATACCAAGAACATTGACCGGCTGATGCCGCAGATGCTGGCGACCTTCCCGCCGATGATCGACAGCATGGAAAGCATGCGGATCATGATGCTGACCATGCACAGCACCATGGCCGGCTTCTACGACCAGATGAACGAGATGAGCGACAACGCGAACGCCATGGGGAAGGCGTTCGATGCCGCCAAGAACGACGACTCGTTCTATCTGCCGCCCGAGGTCTTCAAGAACAAAGACTTCCAGCGCGCCATGAAGTCCTTCCTGTCACCCGACGGGCATTCCGCCCGCTTCATCATCTTGCATCGGGGAGATCCGCAATCACCCGAGGGAATCGCGAGCATCAATGCGATCCGCACCGCGGCCGAGGAGTCGCTCAAGGGAACCCCGCTGGAGGACGCCAAGATCTATCTGGCCGGGACGGCGGCCGTCTTCTACGACATCGCCGACGGCGCCAAATGGGATCTCCTTATTGCCGGGATCTCTTCGCTGTGCCTGATTTTCATCATCATGCTGATACTGACGCGCGCCTTTGTCGCGGCGGCGGTGATCGTGGGCACGGTGGCGCTTTCGCTCGGTGCCTCATTCGGGCTGTCGGTGCTGTTGTGGCAGCACATCCTCAGCATCGAGTTGCACTACATGGTGCTGGCGATGTCCGTCATCGTTCTGCTGGCCGTGGGGTCTGACTACAACCTGCTGCTGGTCTCGCGGTTCAAGGAGGAAATCGGCGCCGGGCTGAACACCGGCATCATTCGCGCGATGGGCGGTACCGGCAAGGTCGTGACCAACGCCGGGCTGGTGTTCGCGTTCACCATGGCGTCCATGGCCGTCAGCGATCTGCGGGTGATCGGCCAGGTGGGTACCACTATCGGCCTGGGTCTGCTGTTCGACACGTTGATCGTGCGTTCGTTCATGACGCCGTCGATCGCCGCGCTGCTGGGCCGCTGGTTCTGGTGGCCGATGAAGGTGCGTTCACGTCCGGCCCGAATCCGGTCGGCACCAAGCGGTTCCGGGGAGGAGCCGCAAACCGACCGGCTGATGGCGATGAGCGGCGAACACTAA
- a CDS encoding MmpS family protein: MLSRTWIALVILAVIIVGGFTVHRIRGFFASERRESYSDSNLDSKPFNPKQITYEVFGPPGTVADISYFDVNSDPQRVDQAVLPWSLHFTTNLAAVMGNLVAQGDTDSIGCRITVDGVVKAEKVSHEVNAYTYCLVKSA; this comes from the coding sequence GTGCTGTCGCGGACGTGGATCGCACTGGTAATCCTGGCGGTGATCATCGTCGGGGGGTTCACCGTGCACCGGATTCGGGGCTTTTTCGCGTCCGAGAGGCGGGAGTCCTATTCCGACAGCAACCTCGACAGCAAACCCTTCAACCCCAAGCAGATCACCTACGAAGTGTTCGGGCCACCCGGGACGGTGGCCGATATCAGCTATTTCGATGTCAATTCCGACCCGCAGCGGGTCGATCAAGCCGTGCTGCCGTGGTCGTTGCACTTCACCACGAATTTGGCGGCAGTGATGGGAAACCTCGTCGCCCAAGGTGATACCGACAGCATCGGCTGCCGGATCACCGTGGACGGCGTGGTCAAGGCGGAGAAGGTTTCACACGAGGTCAACGCGTACACCTACTGCCTGGTGAAGTCGGCGTGA
- a CDS encoding TetR family transcriptional regulator codes for MRYPLPVAQLTFRRARTEENKRRRAAALMEAARSLASETGVASVTLTAVASRAGIHYSAVRRYFTSHKEVLLHLAAEGWVRWSKTVCESLSEPGPMSHSRVAQALADGLAADPLFCDLLANLHLHLEHEVDVDRVVEVKRTSTAAVIALADAIEDALPALGRSGAFDILLAAYSLAATLWQIANPPERLTDAYAEEPDVLPPEWNLDFASALTRLLTATCFGLTAESP; via the coding sequence GTGCGTTATCCTCTGCCAGTGGCGCAACTCACGTTCCGGCGCGCCCGCACCGAGGAGAACAAACGCCGGCGTGCCGCGGCGTTGATGGAAGCGGCGCGTTCGCTGGCGTCCGAAACCGGGGTGGCGTCGGTGACCTTGACCGCCGTCGCCAGCCGCGCCGGGATTCACTACTCGGCGGTACGCCGCTATTTCACCTCCCACAAGGAGGTCCTGCTCCACCTCGCGGCCGAGGGCTGGGTGCGGTGGTCGAAGACGGTATGCGAGAGCTTGAGTGAGCCCGGCCCGATGTCGCACTCGCGGGTGGCGCAGGCTCTGGCCGACGGCTTGGCCGCCGATCCGCTGTTCTGTGACCTGCTGGCCAATCTTCACCTGCACCTCGAACACGAGGTGGATGTCGACCGGGTGGTCGAGGTGAAGCGCACCAGCACCGCCGCCGTGATCGCGCTCGCGGACGCGATCGAGGACGCGCTGCCGGCGCTGGGGCGTTCCGGTGCTTTCGATATCCTGCTGGCTGCGTACTCGTTGGCCGCCACGCTGTGGCAGATCGCCAATCCGCCGGAACGGCTCACCGACGCCTACGCCGAGGAGCCGGACGTCCTGCCGCCCGAATGGAACCTCGACTTCGCCTCCGCCCTTACCCGGCTCCTCACCGCGACCTGTTTCGGCCTCACCGCCGAATCTCCTTGA
- a CDS encoding MmpS family protein, which translates to MARISVASALKRVWIPLVIIAVVVVAGFSVYRLRGFFGYTDKGPITSGIADDIKPFNPKHVVYEVFGPPGTIANINYLDINAQPQRVSNVPLPWTLSVTTTLPSVSVNVVAQGDSNQIGCRIIVNGEVKDERSENEVNAQTFCLVKSA; encoded by the coding sequence GTGGCAAGGATTTCGGTTGCCAGCGCGCTGAAGCGAGTGTGGATCCCGCTCGTCATCATTGCCGTGGTCGTGGTGGCTGGTTTCAGTGTCTACCGGCTACGCGGCTTTTTCGGCTATACGGACAAGGGACCGATCACCAGCGGCATTGCCGACGACATCAAGCCGTTCAACCCCAAGCACGTGGTTTATGAGGTGTTCGGTCCCCCCGGAACCATCGCCAACATCAACTATTTGGACATCAATGCGCAGCCGCAGCGGGTCAGTAATGTGCCGCTGCCGTGGACGCTCTCCGTCACGACGACATTGCCCTCGGTGAGCGTCAACGTGGTGGCGCAGGGCGACAGTAACCAGATCGGTTGCCGCATCATCGTCAACGGCGAAGTCAAGGACGAAAGGTCCGAGAACGAAGTGAACGCCCAAACCTTCTGCTTGGTGAAATC